A single window of Pontibacillus chungwhensis DNA harbors:
- a CDS encoding S1C family serine protease, which yields MNKHPKRLPITFTVFIVIVTSISLVWIYQTIYQTPIGKKSALAQEVTGSDQPKKVDLKTLIHESEKSVVQIEASGSKGKSIGSGFVFNQKGDVITNAHVIKDYETVFIKTTDARMYPAAVIGVGKDTDIALLRVPQLSNRTPMQMDLQEIGEIGDEIIAIGSPLGLQTTVTMGTISGTDREFTIDGFSYQDAYQISAPITHGNSGGPLIHKDTGKVIAINSAGAEQGSIGFSLPIQNVKDRLDKWSKEADSKDLTYTNSIKTRDLTHAQLKEDAKYLVNYFHESILMRDYISAYSMLGSEWQSKKTYQEFRDQYIHTIDIDLTDLTFDVNDKNQVNVSFTAKETVHNEKQETTSKTYQGSFLIGYENDQFKLLKGNRE from the coding sequence TCACCTTTACGGTTTTTATCGTTATCGTGACCTCCATATCCCTAGTATGGATTTATCAAACAATTTATCAGACGCCTATTGGAAAAAAGAGTGCATTGGCGCAAGAGGTAACAGGAAGCGATCAGCCTAAAAAAGTTGATTTAAAAACATTAATCCATGAATCTGAAAAAAGTGTTGTGCAAATAGAAGCTTCCGGCAGTAAGGGTAAGAGTATTGGTTCTGGCTTTGTCTTCAATCAAAAAGGCGATGTGATCACCAATGCCCATGTCATAAAAGACTACGAAACTGTGTTTATAAAAACGACAGATGCAAGAATGTATCCTGCAGCGGTAATCGGAGTAGGGAAAGATACAGATATTGCACTTCTACGTGTCCCTCAGCTCTCCAACCGCACACCGATGCAAATGGATCTTCAAGAGATCGGAGAAATTGGAGATGAAATTATAGCAATTGGAAGCCCTCTTGGATTACAAACCACCGTTACAATGGGAACCATTTCAGGTACTGATCGGGAATTTACAATTGATGGCTTCTCCTATCAGGATGCTTATCAAATTTCTGCGCCTATTACCCATGGGAATAGCGGCGGTCCCTTAATTCATAAAGATACTGGAAAAGTCATAGCCATCAACTCGGCAGGAGCTGAACAGGGCTCAATTGGCTTCAGTTTGCCTATTCAAAATGTGAAAGACCGTTTAGATAAATGGTCCAAGGAAGCAGATTCTAAAGACTTGACTTACACAAATTCGATTAAAACCCGTGACCTAACGCATGCCCAATTAAAGGAAGATGCAAAATACCTAGTCAATTACTTTCACGAAAGCATCCTGATGCGCGACTACATTAGCGCCTATTCCATGCTAGGAAGTGAATGGCAATCTAAGAAGACGTATCAGGAATTTCGTGATCAATACATTCATACCATCGACATAGATTTAACCGATCTAACCTTTGATGTAAACGATAAGAATCAAGTAAATGTAAGCTTTACTGCAAAAGAAACCGTGCATAATGAAAAGCAGGA